Proteins from one Patescibacteria group bacterium genomic window:
- the yidD gene encoding membrane protein insertion efficiency factor YidD, with the protein MFTYYPRYLVIKILKIYQKTLSRDHGLFKFLYPYGHCRFTPTCSDYAIQSIFKYGILKGGIKATWRVLRCNPWNNGGYDPLK; encoded by the coding sequence ATGTTTACTTATTATCCTCGTTATCTTGTTATAAAGATTTTAAAAATATACCAAAAAACCCTGTCTCGGGATCATGGTTTATTTAAGTTTTTATATCCCTATGGTCATTGTCGGTTTACACCAACATGTTCAGATTATGCCATTCAATCTATTTTTAAGTATGGTATACTAAAAGGAGGAATAAAAGCAACCTGGCGTGTTTTACGCTGTAATCCTTGGAACAATGGTGGTTATGATCCCCTTAAATAA
- the rpmH gene encoding 50S ribosomal protein L34, with the protein MSKKTFQPNTRRASKKHGFMNRMETKNGRNTIKRRKLKGRKKLTK; encoded by the coding sequence ATGTCAAAAAAAACTTTTCAACCAAATACTCGTAGAGCTTCGAAAAAACACGGTTTTATGAATAGAATGGAGACTAAAAATGGTAGAAATACTATTAAAAGACGGAAGCTAAAGGGCCGGAAAAAGCTTACTAAATAA
- the dnaA gene encoding chromosomal replication initiator protein DnaA: MNNDQLWQAVLGEIELNLSKANFTTWFKDTFVSSFEEGKAIICVPNTFTKAWLEKKYHTQISEAIESIKSEKIKEILYKVETRKTSPVDDLLKKIKIKKDVVSENTEGIVINKYGLNSRYTFDQFIVGKGNELANAACRAVAANPGNAYNPLFIYGGVGLGKTHLLQAIGHEVINKTDRIMYVTSEKFTNDYIQAVKSGQAKDFKDRYRNVDLLMIDDIQFMAGKDGTQEEFFHTFNELHQTNKQIIITSDLPPKSIPAFEKRLLSRLEWGMIVDIVHPDLETRMAILETKCKEKNYSLGRDILEYIANNIKNNIRELEGALNRIIAFHEFNNSKPTVESTKSVLNGLISSAKSKSLSCKDIVDSVSSFFSISVKEITGKSRKKELVYPRQISMYLMRKEINSSYPTIGYELGGRDHTTAMHAFNKILKEVEENERIRQDIESIKHQMYSSI; this comes from the coding sequence ATGAACAATGATCAACTTTGGCAAGCCGTGTTAGGCGAAATTGAACTTAATCTCTCAAAAGCTAATTTTACAACCTGGTTCAAAGATACGTTTGTTTCTTCGTTTGAAGAAGGGAAAGCAATAATCTGTGTTCCTAATACATTTACCAAGGCATGGTTGGAAAAAAAATATCACACACAAATTAGTGAAGCAATTGAAAGTATTAAGAGTGAAAAAATTAAAGAAATTTTATATAAAGTTGAAACTCGAAAAACAAGTCCCGTTGATGACTTGTTAAAAAAGATAAAAATTAAAAAAGATGTAGTTAGTGAAAACACTGAAGGAATTGTTATTAATAAATATGGTTTAAACTCACGTTATACCTTTGATCAATTTATTGTAGGTAAAGGGAATGAGTTAGCAAATGCTGCTTGTCGAGCCGTTGCTGCTAATCCAGGTAATGCCTATAATCCTTTGTTTATTTACGGAGGGGTTGGTTTAGGTAAAACTCATTTATTGCAAGCAATTGGACATGAGGTGATTAATAAAACTGACCGTATTATGTATGTAACGAGTGAAAAGTTTACTAATGATTATATTCAAGCAGTAAAATCTGGTCAAGCAAAAGATTTTAAAGATCGTTATCGTAATGTTGACTTGTTGATGATTGATGATATTCAATTTATGGCCGGTAAAGATGGAACTCAGGAGGAATTTTTTCATACTTTTAATGAATTACACCAAACTAATAAACAAATTATTATCACCTCTGATTTACCACCAAAATCAATTCCCGCGTTTGAAAAAAGATTGTTATCACGATTGGAGTGGGGAATGATTGTGGACATTGTACACCCAGACCTTGAAACTAGAATGGCAATTTTAGAAACTAAATGCAAAGAGAAGAATTACTCATTGGGTCGCGATATTTTAGAGTATATTGCTAATAATATTAAAAACAATATCCGCGAATTAGAGGGCGCTTTAAATCGTATAATTGCTTTTCATGAATTTAATAATTCCAAACCAACCGTAGAATCAACTAAAAGTGTTTTAAATGGTTTAATTTCTAGTGCTAAATCAAAATCACTTTCTTGTAAGGATATTGTGGACTCAGTATCTAGTTTTTTTAGTATTAGTGTGAAGGAGATAACTGGTAAATCACGAAAGAAGGAATTGGTTTATCCACGTCAAATTTCTATGTATTTAATGCGTAAAGAGATTAATTCTTCGTATCCAACCATTGGTTATGAATTAGGTGGAAGGGACCATACAACCGCCATGCACGCATTTAACAAGATTTTAAAAGAGGTTGAGGAGAACGAAAGGATTCGCCAAGATATTGAATCAATTAAACATCAAATGTATAGCAGTATTTAA
- the dnaN gene encoding DNA polymerase III subunit beta: protein MKISSLQENLKNGLQLVGHIAGKNVNLPILNNILIKCNDDGIKLITTDLELGITCSVRGKVEKEGEFTVEAKILSDFISLLPNNKVDLEVRENKLTIKSENYKTIIKGLSAEEYPLIPKIEKKSFFEVPVDEFKKALSQVIFAVSNSDNRLELTGVLFDFKEEELFMAATDSFRLAEKRVKIKKNNQDAVLSKIIVPAKTLQELVRILSNIKSEDFSNESKNLNMYLSDNQILFTIGNVELISRLIDGQYPDYKQIIPINSKTTVIVNKSELIRAVKTSSIFSKTGINDVNIDLPANKNKIIISSTSSQTGENVVELDAQVEGDDNGVVLNYKFLLDGINNINDESIKLKIINGNTPCLLSSVKEDDYLYVIMPIKQ, encoded by the coding sequence ATGAAAATTTCAAGTTTGCAAGAAAATTTAAAAAACGGTTTGCAATTAGTTGGCCACATTGCTGGTAAAAATGTTAATCTACCGATTTTAAACAACATATTAATTAAATGCAATGATGATGGAATTAAGTTGATTACTACTGATTTGGAATTAGGTATTACGTGTTCAGTGCGTGGTAAGGTGGAAAAAGAAGGTGAGTTCACAGTTGAGGCAAAAATTTTATCCGATTTTATTTCTTTATTACCTAATAATAAAGTCGACCTTGAGGTAAGGGAAAATAAACTAACCATTAAGAGTGAAAACTATAAAACAATTATTAAGGGTTTGTCCGCTGAAGAATATCCCTTAATTCCAAAAATTGAAAAGAAAAGTTTTTTTGAAGTTCCGGTTGATGAATTTAAAAAAGCCTTATCACAGGTTATTTTTGCAGTTTCAAACAGTGATAATCGTTTAGAATTAACAGGCGTACTTTTTGATTTTAAGGAAGAGGAATTATTTATGGCCGCAACTGATAGTTTTCGCTTAGCTGAAAAAAGAGTGAAAATTAAAAAAAATAACCAAGATGCAGTTTTAAGTAAAATTATTGTCCCAGCAAAAACACTACAGGAGTTAGTGAGAATTTTATCTAATATTAAAAGCGAAGATTTTAGCAATGAGAGTAAGAATTTAAATATGTATTTATCTGATAATCAGATTTTATTCACGATTGGTAATGTGGAATTAATTTCTCGTTTAATTGATGGTCAATATCCAGACTATAAACAAATTATACCAATTAATAGTAAGACAACTGTTATTGTTAATAAGAGTGAGTTGATTAGGGCGGTAAAAACTTCTTCAATTTTTTCTAAGACGGGTATTAATGATGTAAATATTGATTTACCAGCAAATAAGAATAAAATAATTATTTCTTCAACCTCTAGTCAGACCGGTGAGAATGTAGTTGAGCTCGATGCTCAAGTAGAAGGGGATGATAATGGAGTGGTATTAAATTATAAATTTTTATTAGATGGAATTAATAATATCAATGATGAATCTATTAAATTGAAAATAATTAATGGCAATACGCCTTGTTTGTTAAGCTCTGTTAAGGAGGACGATTATTTATATGTCATCATGCCTATAAAACAATAA
- a CDS encoding penicillin-binding protein yields the protein MPIPHMQNNNSWRDNNKKPSFVNKKKSFADRHKKTAGDFFSRLNFKKNFLIYALSSLLVFGLIVVGFVLWLSKDLPNPNQLINREIAQSTKIYDRTGETILYEIHGDEKRTLINLDEIPDYVEQATIAVEDKNFYKHSGFSFFAILRTAITNVLFGKKAGGSTLTQQFVKNSVLTNEKTYTRKIKELILAYRLEKKFSKNEILQMYLNEIPYGSTSYGVEAASQRYFGKNVKNITLAEAAVLAALPQAPSRYSPYGTNLELLMGRQEHILDLMVEQGYITKDQADEAKKYPLEFQKQDENIKAPHFVMYIKELLAEKYGEKIIEQGGLKIYTSLDLYKQTIAEEVLKEQAEKNLTNYKATNASLVSIDPKTGEVLAMVGSKDYFSKDIDGQVNIALSNRQPGSSMKPLVYAASFLKGYSPNTMLYDVVTNFSNDPAKSYEPHNYDSKEHGPVSMRMALAGSLNTPAVKAMYLAGIDNVLDLADKLGYSTLKDKDRFGLSLVLGGGEVKLLEHVNAYSAFARDGAIHSIKPILRIEDANGNIMEEFKDSERQVLDPNVARMTTDILSDNNARAYIFGIKNWLTFSNDRPVAAKSGTTNDYRDAWTIGYTPSIVTGVWVGNNDNSEMKRGADGGVVAAPIWNKYMKKILGDTPIEYFKKPEIKSTGKAVLDGGNPLEKIVLVDKTSGLLASSSTPPEYVEERKFIDPHSILYYVNKDNPAGPIPTNPANDPQFNLWETAIKTWADKQNFATSSVPTEIDNIHTLENQPTLTILSPVNNETITNPILTATIEAQAKRTITRVEYYINDNLFYTNTLFPYKLEKAIHFLPNGFYNLRVKICDDVENCKSETIEFNLKLANNKNVSPAEISLTNPQANAVISNSGFPLNISVNINDIDQVTKINFYYLNDKNTATLISSLQNENVKTEAIRWAEIPATGSYKLYSEAVLWSGKLIKSDEVSITINNTEIKN from the coding sequence ATGCCAATACCACACATGCAAAATAATAATAGTTGGAGGGACAACAATAAAAAACCTTCATTCGTTAATAAGAAAAAGTCTTTTGCTGATCGACACAAAAAAACCGCTGGTGATTTTTTTTCCCGCCTCAATTTTAAGAAAAACTTTCTTATTTATGCTTTATCCAGTCTCCTGGTTTTTGGCTTAATTGTTGTTGGTTTTGTTTTATGGTTATCAAAAGATCTCCCTAATCCAAACCAACTAATTAATCGAGAAATTGCTCAGAGTACTAAAATTTATGACCGCACTGGTGAAACCATTCTTTATGAAATCCATGGTGATGAAAAAAGAACACTAATAAATCTTGATGAAATACCAGATTATGTTGAACAAGCAACCATTGCCGTGGAAGATAAAAATTTTTATAAACACAGCGGTTTTAGTTTTTTCGCAATCTTAAGAACAGCTATTACCAATGTTCTTTTTGGAAAAAAGGCTGGTGGCTCAACACTAACCCAACAATTTGTTAAGAATTCTGTTTTAACAAATGAAAAAACCTATACTCGAAAAATAAAAGAGTTAATTCTCGCCTACCGTTTGGAAAAAAAGTTTAGTAAAAATGAAATTTTACAAATGTATTTAAACGAAATTCCTTATGGTTCTACCTCTTATGGTGTTGAGGCAGCTAGTCAAAGATATTTTGGAAAAAATGTTAAAAATATTACTCTAGCCGAAGCCGCTGTTTTAGCAGCGCTACCTCAAGCGCCTAGCCGTTATTCCCCTTACGGGACCAACCTTGAACTTTTAATGGGCCGCCAGGAACATATTTTAGACCTCATGGTTGAACAGGGTTATATCACTAAAGACCAGGCCGATGAAGCAAAAAAATATCCACTCGAATTTCAAAAACAAGATGAAAATATTAAAGCGCCTCATTTCGTTATGTACATCAAAGAATTGCTAGCAGAAAAATACGGCGAAAAAATAATTGAACAAGGCGGTTTAAAAATATACACCTCCCTTGATTTGTATAAACAAACCATAGCGGAAGAAGTTCTCAAAGAACAGGCCGAAAAAAATCTAACAAATTATAAAGCAACGAATGCAAGCTTAGTTTCCATTGATCCAAAAACTGGCGAAGTGTTGGCCATGGTTGGTTCAAAGGATTATTTTAGTAAAGATATCGACGGACAAGTTAACATTGCCTTAAGCAATCGTCAGCCTGGCTCATCTATGAAACCTTTAGTTTATGCCGCAAGCTTTTTAAAAGGCTATTCGCCAAACACCATGCTTTATGACGTAGTAACAAATTTTTCCAACGATCCAGCAAAATCCTACGAACCGCACAATTATGACAGCAAAGAACATGGTCCAGTTAGTATGCGCATGGCGCTCGCCGGCTCTCTAAACACACCCGCCGTTAAAGCCATGTACCTCGCTGGGATTGATAATGTTTTAGACTTAGCCGACAAACTTGGCTACTCAACCTTAAAAGATAAAGACCGTTTTGGTTTATCTTTGGTCCTGGGTGGTGGAGAGGTTAAACTACTAGAACACGTGAATGCTTATAGCGCCTTTGCTCGTGATGGGGCTATTCATTCCATAAAACCTATATTAAGAATTGAAGATGCGAATGGAAATATCATGGAAGAGTTTAAAGATTCGGAAAGACAAGTTCTTGACCCCAATGTTGCGCGTATGACCACCGATATCTTGTCAGATAATAATGCACGCGCATATATTTTTGGTATTAAAAATTGGTTAACCTTTAGTAATGATCGCCCAGTCGCTGCTAAGTCTGGTACAACTAATGATTATCGTGATGCTTGGACAATTGGTTATACTCCATCAATTGTTACTGGTGTCTGGGTTGGCAACAATGATAATAGTGAAATGAAGCGCGGCGCCGATGGCGGTGTTGTTGCCGCTCCAATTTGGAATAAATATATGAAAAAAATCCTAGGCGATACCCCCATTGAATACTTTAAAAAACCAGAAATCAAATCCACTGGTAAAGCAGTTCTCGATGGCGGTAATCCTCTAGAAAAAATTGTTCTCGTTGATAAAACCTCTGGCTTATTAGCCTCTAGCTCAACTCCGCCAGAATATGTTGAGGAAAGAAAATTTATCGACCCACACAGTATTCTTTATTACGTTAATAAAGATAATCCAGCTGGACCTATCCCAACAAACCCAGCCAATGATCCTCAGTTTAACCTTTGGGAAACAGCAATAAAAACCTGGGCTGATAAACAAAACTTTGCCACATCCTCAGTACCGACCGAGATTGACAATATTCACACCCTGGAAAATCAACCAACCTTAACCATCTTAAGCCCAGTTAATAATGAAACTATTACCAACCCGATTTTAACCGCAACTATTGAAGCTCAGGCAAAAAGAACAATTACGCGAGTTGAATATTATATTAATGACAACTTGTTTTACACCAATACTCTGTTCCCTTACAAATTAGAAAAAGCAATTCATTTTTTACCAAATGGTTTTTACAACCTAAGAGTTAAAATTTGTGACGATGTGGAAAATTGCAAAAGTGAAACTATTGAATTTAATCTTAAGCTCGCAAATAACAAAAATGTTTCCCCAGCAGAAATTTCTTTAACCAACCCACAGGCAAACGCTGTTATTTCCAATTCTGGCTTCCCTTTAAATATTTCAGTAAATATTAATGATATCGATCAGGTAACTAAAATAAATTTTTACTACCTTAATGATAAAAACACGGCGACTCTAATAAGTTCCCTCCAAAATGAAAATGTAAAAACTGAAGCTATTCGATGGGCTGAAATTCCTGCCACTGGTAGCTATAAACTATACAGCGAGGCTGTTCTCTGGTCTGGTAAACTTATCAAAAGCGACGAGGTTTCTATTACTATTAACAACACGGAAATAAAAAATTAA
- the galT gene encoding galactose-1-phosphate uridylyltransferase has protein sequence MKKSEIRKDYLLDKYVIITPGRAARPHDINEQTIIKHNDDCFFCQESLKKQQKTIKNYLLDEIKEKSKQQIAVIRNIFPALSVDNKKAYGYQEVIVETPYHSKELGTLSEKEIENVLKIYSHRTKELQKDKKIDYILCFKNQGSKAGASIAHAHSQVFASSILPPDIKNELELAKQYKEKNKTCFYCDLLKKEAKTSRKIFEDLHVVAFAPYASEYHYEAWIFSKRHLDNITKLNKQEFKSFAKVLKKILLKLKALDISYNYFLHQVVSDNDQHFYLKIQPRDSVWAGVELGSGLIINSVAPEAAAQYYRK, from the coding sequence ATGAAAAAATCAGAAATTAGAAAGGATTATCTATTGGACAAATACGTCATTATTACACCTGGTCGTGCTGCTCGTCCACACGACATCAACGAGCAGACTATTATAAAACATAATGATGATTGTTTTTTTTGCCAAGAAAGTTTAAAAAAACAACAAAAAACAATAAAAAATTATTTATTAGATGAAATTAAAGAAAAAAGCAAACAACAGATAGCGGTAATTAGAAATATTTTTCCCGCCCTTTCCGTAGATAATAAAAAAGCTTATGGTTATCAAGAGGTAATCGTTGAAACTCCTTATCACTCCAAGGAATTAGGAACCCTATCAGAAAAAGAAATTGAAAATGTTTTAAAAATATACTCACACCGAACAAAAGAACTACAAAAAGACAAAAAAATTGACTATATTTTATGTTTTAAAAATCAAGGGTCAAAGGCTGGCGCCTCAATAGCCCACGCTCACTCGCAAGTCTTCGCTAGTAGCATTCTACCACCAGATATAAAAAACGAATTAGAATTAGCTAAACAGTATAAAGAAAAAAATAAAACTTGTTTTTATTGTGACTTATTAAAAAAGGAGGCCAAAACAAGTAGAAAAATATTTGAAGACTTGCACGTTGTCGCCTTTGCTCCTTATGCCAGTGAATATCACTATGAAGCTTGGATATTTAGCAAGCGCCACTTAGATAATATCACAAAACTTAACAAACAAGAGTTTAAATCGTTTGCTAAGGTTTTAAAAAAAATCCTTCTTAAACTTAAGGCTTTGGATATTTCTTATAACTATTTTTTACATCAGGTTGTTTCAGACAATGATCAACATTTTTATCTAAAAATTCAACCTCGTGATAGCGTCTGGGCAGGTGTTGAACTTGGTTCTGGACTTATTATTAACTCTGTCGCTCCAGAAGCCGCCGCTCAATATTATCGAAAATAA
- a CDS encoding signal peptidase II has protein sequence MKFIESNKLFQKKMATWFLLAIFFVILDRFFKIVSVQQFNYVLITDWLKFSLAKNYFIAFSIPLSGTLLNYTIFFIIIGLIFSLLTNKGQTTAIKGAFSFIILGASSNLFDRLKYGYVIDYLSVKWFTVFNIADAMIVCAIFYLLITEFRKK, from the coding sequence ATGAAATTTATTGAAAGCAATAAATTATTTCAAAAAAAGATGGCTACCTGGTTTTTGTTAGCCATCTTTTTTGTTATCCTAGATAGGTTTTTTAAAATTGTTAGCGTACAACAGTTTAATTATGTATTAATTACTGACTGGCTCAAATTTAGTTTAGCTAAAAACTATTTTATTGCCTTTTCTATTCCTCTTTCTGGAACTTTACTAAACTATACTATCTTTTTTATTATTATCGGGTTAATCTTCTCTCTTTTAACCAATAAAGGTCAGACAACCGCTATTAAAGGCGCTTTTTCCTTTATTATTTTGGGTGCTTCTAGTAATTTATTCGATCGACTTAAATATGGCTATGTTATCGACTATTTAAGCGTTAAGTGGTTTACAGTTTTTAATATAGCTGATGCCATGATTGTTTGTGCAATTTTTTACTTACTTATAACGGAATTTAGAAAAAAATAA
- a CDS encoding TraR/DksA family transcriptional regulator yields MSTEKDLFATLSPEDIKKIKENLILERVEILKEVNDITDGADNVKFPEFGDKLDENAQEIDEYTTNLATDKVLESSLRDIDKALERIENKTYGVCKYCHKPINPKRLLARPVASACVECKTKLQNQ; encoded by the coding sequence ATGAGTACAGAAAAAGATCTATTTGCAACCCTAAGTCCAGAAGATATTAAAAAAATCAAAGAGAATCTTATTTTAGAGCGGGTTGAAATATTAAAAGAGGTTAACGATATCACCGACGGAGCTGATAATGTTAAATTTCCTGAGTTTGGTGACAAGTTAGACGAAAACGCTCAAGAAATCGATGAATACACTACCAACCTAGCCACGGATAAAGTATTAGAATCAAGTCTTCGCGACATTGATAAAGCCTTAGAACGTATTGAAAATAAAACTTACGGAGTTTGTAAGTATTGTCACAAACCAATTAACCCAAAAAGATTATTAGCTCGCCCTGTTGCAAGCGCCTGCGTTGAATGTAAAACAAAATTACAAAATCAATAA
- the nusA gene encoding transcription termination factor NusA yields the protein MSDLSNAIKQVCEEKNLSYEAVIETIESALAAAYRKDFGVKNQNIKIEFDESDVAKSKVFDVKTVVEDLPEEEEVIEGEEVDGEIAPVEAVSGEDELAEGEDGVKKFNPKTEMQIKDAKLLKKGAKIGDELKIKLDVPATYGRMAAQTAKQVIIQRLREAEREMVFNDFKDKEHEVVSGVIQRRERRFVLVDLGKSIGILQSEEQIPGEKYIPGERIKVYVKEVSLKAKGPEIVLSRTSEEILRKVFYLEIPEVSNGLIEIKKLAREAGSRSKVAVWTDSENIDPIGSCVGQRGARIQTIIKELGGEKVDIIEYDEDPKKFIINALSPAKILGIDIDEETEKATVAVAADQLSLAIGKGGQNARLAARLTGWKIDIVESGTKKSEGMEIVAEEEVVEEAESVDEENK from the coding sequence ATGTCAGATTTATCAAATGCAATCAAACAAGTTTGCGAGGAAAAAAATTTAAGCTACGAAGCAGTTATTGAGACTATTGAATCAGCTTTAGCGGCGGCCTATCGAAAAGATTTTGGAGTTAAAAACCAAAATATTAAAATTGAGTTTGACGAAAGTGATGTGGCGAAGTCAAAGGTGTTTGATGTAAAAACTGTGGTAGAAGATTTACCAGAAGAGGAAGAGGTGATTGAGGGTGAAGAGGTTGACGGTGAAATTGCCCCCGTTGAAGCGGTAAGTGGTGAAGATGAATTGGCTGAGGGTGAAGATGGGGTAAAAAAATTCAATCCAAAAACAGAAATGCAAATTAAAGATGCGAAATTATTGAAGAAAGGTGCTAAGATTGGAGACGAGTTAAAAATTAAATTGGATGTACCGGCTACTTATGGACGCATGGCAGCACAAACTGCAAAACAAGTTATTATTCAAAGATTAAGAGAGGCAGAAAGAGAAATGGTGTTTAATGATTTTAAAGACAAAGAACATGAAGTGGTAAGTGGAGTGATTCAAAGACGAGAAAGACGTTTTGTTTTGGTTGACCTTGGTAAATCAATTGGTATTTTACAGAGTGAAGAGCAAATCCCTGGTGAAAAATATATTCCTGGTGAGAGAATTAAGGTTTATGTTAAAGAAGTGAGCTTGAAGGCGAAGGGACCAGAGATTGTTTTGTCAAGAACTTCAGAAGAAATTTTACGCAAAGTCTTTTATTTAGAAATTCCTGAAGTTTCCAATGGCTTGATTGAGATTAAGAAATTGGCGCGTGAAGCTGGTTCTAGATCAAAAGTGGCAGTTTGGACTGATTCAGAAAATATTGATCCAATTGGCTCTTGTGTTGGTCAACGGGGCGCGCGCATCCAAACCATTATTAAAGAATTGGGTGGCGAAAAAGTGGATATTATTGAGTATGATGAAGATCCAAAGAAATTCATCATCAATGCTTTATCACCAGCCAAAATTTTAGGAATTGATATTGATGAAGAAACTGAAAAGGCGACTGTGGCGGTTGCCGCTGATCAATTATCATTGGCTATTGGTAAGGGTGGTCAAAACGCTCGTTTAGCTGCTCGTTTAACTGGTTGGAAAATTGATATCGTTGAAAGTGGAACTAAAAAAAGTGAAGGTATGGAAATAGTTGCTGAAGAAGAGGTAGTCGAAGAAGCTGAAAGCGTTGATGAAGAAAATAAATAA
- a CDS encoding manganese-dependent inorganic pyrophosphatase yields MQDKIYIIGHKSPDLDSVAGAICYAELKNKLENTDKYIAAMAGEVNEETAYILNKSSFAKPEVITDASQKNIILIDHNEFVQAADGMAEANIIEVLDHHKVDFKYSNPIAFKVLPWGASCTIVAHGYLSSNVAVTKEMATLMLSAILVDTVITKSPTCTEFDKAVIEKLSQIAQIADWKDFGMEIFKVRSNVSKLSDEDIIKSDFKDFNLAAGKFGIGQVETVDLKDFANREEGLLAQLDKMRANGAYHSVILFLTDIINEGSLFLVSSSDEEKVSEALGSKLENNRVYIPGILSRKKQVAPKFNEVFDK; encoded by the coding sequence ATGCAAGATAAAATTTATATTATCGGACACAAATCACCAGACTTAGATAGCGTTGCTGGAGCGATTTGTTATGCGGAGTTGAAAAATAAATTAGAGAACACAGATAAATATATTGCTGCAATGGCTGGTGAAGTCAACGAGGAGACGGCCTATATTTTGAACAAGAGTAGCTTTGCTAAACCGGAAGTTATTACCGATGCTAGTCAGAAAAATATTATCTTAATTGATCATAATGAATTTGTTCAAGCGGCTGATGGAATGGCGGAGGCTAATATTATTGAAGTCTTGGATCATCACAAGGTTGATTTTAAGTATAGTAATCCAATTGCATTTAAGGTTTTGCCCTGGGGTGCGAGTTGCACGATTGTGGCGCATGGTTATTTAAGTAGTAATGTGGCGGTAACCAAGGAGATGGCGACTTTAATGTTGTCAGCAATTTTGGTTGATACGGTAATTACAAAATCACCCACTTGCACCGAGTTTGATAAGGCGGTGATTGAGAAATTAAGTCAGATTGCCCAGATTGCCGATTGGAAAGACTTTGGAATGGAAATTTTTAAAGTGCGATCTAATGTAAGCAAGTTGAGCGATGAGGATATTATCAAAAGCGATTTTAAAGATTTTAATTTAGCGGCTGGCAAATTCGGGATTGGTCAGGTGGAGACGGTTGATTTGAAAGACTTCGCAAATCGTGAGGAAGGACTATTGGCGCAATTGGATAAGATGCGCGCGAATGGGGCTTACCATAGTGTGATTTTATTTTTGACTGATATTATTAATGAAGGTTCTTTGTTTTTGGTCTCTTCGAGTGATGAAGAAAAAGTATCAGAAGCCTTGGGTAGTAAATTGGAAAATAATCGCGTTTATATTCCGGGAATTTTATCGCGTAAAAAACAAGTAGCGCCGAAGTTTAATGAAGTATTTGATAAATAA